In the genome of Chrysemys picta bellii isolate R12L10 chromosome 19, ASM1138683v2, whole genome shotgun sequence, one region contains:
- the LOC135976655 gene encoding fibrinogen-like protein 1-like protein has protein sequence MGFQSSSLLLLSALSMMALLCVAPVQGNGALAHKKVERGFPKDCSNIPRDSPSGVHVIQPAGSPPRVVWCDMDTEGKGWTVVQRNSYNTEITWKESWSTYKYGFGNVQQDYWLGNEYLSLLTRQNIYKVRFVVEDKSNNTRYTEYDIFSVEGEPSGYPLRLGRYSGDGEDYLTTYHSGLGGIHDNMKFSTTDKDQDQTSGNCASSYGGWWYDKCQNVLLNGKGYIYWAGFCKSGECKSSLILVKPTDVCWVRQEEPILLGSRRR, from the exons atgg ggttccagtccagctctctcctgcttctgtctgcgctgtccatgatggcgctcctttgcgtagcccccgtgcagggcaacggggccctggcccacaagaaggtcgagaggg ggttccccaaagactgcagcaacattcccagggacagTCCCAGTggggtccatgtcatccagccggcaggctctccccctcgagtggtgtggtgtgacatggacaccgaaggcaaaggctggaccgttgtccagagaaattcttacaacacagagatcacctggaaggagtcctggagcacctacaagtacggctttgggaacgtgcagcaggattactggctgggcaacgagtacctgtccctgctcacgcggcagaacatctacaaggtccgctttgtggtggaggacaaatccaacaacacccgctacacagagtacgacatcttcagtgtcgagggtgagcccagcgggtacccgctgaggctgggcaggtactctggggacggtgaggactatctcaccacctaccactccggcctggggggcatacacgacaacatgaagttcagcacgactgacaaggatcaggaccagaccagtgggaattgcgcaagtagctatggaggctggtggtacgacaagtgtcagaacgtcctgctcaatgggaaaggctacatctactgggcagggttctgtaagagtggggagtgcaagtcttccctcatcctggttaagccaacagacgtgtgctgggtccggcaggaggagcccatcctccttgggagccggcgccgctga